The stretch of DNA cctAACCTGAATGTATTTGCAACAAATCTCTGTGTGAACAAATGTTTCCCCAACTTGcatttacaggtcggactcgattatccggagtattgaatttttttcactccggataatcgaattctccggataatcgagtctccgggtaatcgagtccgacctgtatttgcaaagcggatttccccaggtacattgattttgtagtctgtgttggggaaaccgtaagtcAGGCCAATTAAAGCAAGacggttagggcgtttagataacgtttggcatttcacagttattcaattgtttatctcatgaaaaataacattttattcattatgatagatgcgtagaaatatttcctaccaattgatgcaaacatctttccgatcttttgAGAGATGTTCGAGTTGTAAGCATTtgaaaacattcattttttccggtatgttttgtgtttagattttcatttcacccccataactccggttagacgtagtctcacgtcaaaaagGATGGTAAGCGTAAAAACTCGTAAGTGATCTTGTATTAAATTTTATGCATATTATTGTACAATTTCATATCTCGTTCACGAAATAAACCCATGGACACTTATTTTTGACAATCCATCACACACGAGTGAATAAGTCGCTCGAGCCCAAACATGTCTCACTCAACGACCCATCGGTTAGAAACCATAAAAACAGGATATGGCTTTAAAAACAGACACAATGTGCGTGTTGGTTTTTCGCTTCGTTTCCCGGAGACAGAGTGAGGGTAGCCCAAAATCATCGCTTTGCTTCTACACACTCTGAAGGATGAGGGATGATGATACCGACGGGCGCCGAGGCCGACAGTGAGTCAACAAACTTTAATGGAGTGTCGGGACGAGGGCTGACGCAACGCAATCCCAGACGCTCGCTGGATGGATGTGCCTGATGAAAGCCGAAATTTTGAACGCACTTTGCACAAGGGTGGAAAATTGCCACAGTGACCTAGATTTTCTTACTGCTTTGgcctatttattttattagctTAGGGGGTTCTCACTTGGTGGAGAGGATAGGGGTTTGACGAATGCGCGTGAAGCGTTTCTCGGAAATGGGAAAATCGTATCAAGGCCAGGATGACAGGACGGTTTTGTGTGAACAATATGCTTCCCGTCCGGTGCAGAAAATGTATCAAATTCCGGAAGGTGAAGGTGGGAGAGTACGATATTAAAATTCTGCTCAGGTGATAGCATTTATATTGAGCGGAGAAAACGTGCAACAGGCAGGGACGTGTAATGGATCGAAAAGAGAAGCGCGTTTTAAACGATTATGTTTCTAGTTACGAGAAGAAACGCTTTTACTCCATGTTTAAGTATACTGAAACATTTACATCTCAGCAGGCATTATGAAAATTTTGCAATCCAAAATTACAACTTTCATCGGACGATTGATCGAAAACGTCTCAACATCCGCTCAAATATCCAGCGACAAGAAAGAAGCAATTTTTTGGAAGCTATCGGATCTCAACACGAAAATGGAACAATTGCAGACGATTACCACCCTTCCGCCGAATATCCGTATGAAAATTGATGCATTGAATAAGGTTCAGCTACAGCTGCTGTGCAAAGAAGCCGACTTTCACAAGCGAGTCTTCTCGATGGAGTCCGAGTTTcaacaaaatttgaatgaaatctaCGAGAAGAGGCGACAGATTGTGGACGGTTCATATGTTCCCACCAGGGAAGATACGGAGAAAGGGGATCAAATTGAAGCGAATCTAGAAGGTGAGGGAGAACAGTTCAAAGGAATTCCGGAATTTTGGTTGGGCGTGTTCAAGATGGTACCAATTCTCCAGTGTATGGTCCAGGTTTCGGATGAAAAAGCACTGAAACATCTTATTGACGTCAGATCAATAGTGAAAGATCAACCTAAGACGAGCTTCGTGCTGGAATTTGAGTTCGAACCGAATCAGTTCTTTGAGAACACCACTCTCACCAAGGAGTATCTGTTGGAATGTGTGCCGGACCCAGAGAAGTTGTACTCGTTCAATGGATTCGAAATTACCGATACTGAGGGGTGCGAAATTAAATGGAAAGAAGGAGCTTGCTTGACGGCAGGGAATGAAACAGAGAACAATCCAATGGCCAAttcattttttaactttttcaaTCCAAAAAAGTTGTTGGAGGGTGCTGATCCTCTAGTATATGAACATTTCATGAAAGCGGATTTTGAAATTGGATACTACATCAAAGAACGAGTCATTCCGAGGGCAGTCAACTTTTTTACTGGTGACTTTCTAAATTCTGAGATTGATTTAGTGGATTATTTTATGAGTTGTGTTCCGGAAGAGAAAGAATCCGATTCAAATTAAGAGCaaataaataatgatttttttatgattcaatTGGTTTCACTTTTTTTCCATATTAGCTCGAAACGTTGCATACCTAATTGTGTACATAATGATTAGCATATCCGACATTGGAAAGAACAATTAATATTCAAATTTCGTTGATGTAGTTCAGGCAACAGTGGTCACGCCTGTTCCCCAAACATAACTAACAAAAGGTATCGGCCGATGCATGCCACCACGCACTGCATTCAGGTTGAGCCGTTatgctggaaaaggggtctcatGTCGTGACAAGAGGCTTGCGCATGCAACAACACATCGTCATATATGCAAAATTTAACGTTGCAGAACGAGTTCACGAATCGGTGACAATAGTCAAACAAATAAAGTGCGGCATGTAGAATATGTGAGTAGCGTTGAATGGCAAATTTCAGTACGAACGCAGCTTTATAGGGTGGTTGTTGGAATGGCTAGTGGGCTGAGTTATGTTTTGTTTGGATTCTGTGAGTTTACCCATCGAAATGTGTAATTCACAATGAAACCCCACCAATTATTCTCTGAAACTGGTAGATTATGATTCCTGAAAACTTCTTCAATCTGGTTAAGCTTGATACAAATATACTCGATTGCagggaatggtttttttttcagttatgGGACTTTGAGTTGGCAACACTTTTTGATAAGTATTCTtgaccaaggatggaaaacaaggaagcataatgtgatttacgattaatcgcaaactgcacagatcgcaatctatgcaaactgcgactaactattaatcctcacccatcataaccaaatgattttctcttggtaactctgagttgaccaaagcattgctagactaaaactagttcgaataattgagttactctccatcctcgttttgtttacaactcctaacaagaatttgctccatgggaatgagtgtctctatgacgtacgctttacgattctcgctctctcgtccgggcgttcaattttcctttccgagtgtgtgtacttcgatgaaactgggtaaaataaaaaaatgcgctacagcagataggacgactttaatgtttaatgtttcacagaggattactcagatggtgtttaaattaatctacaagagacaacaaacaataatccccctcaaatcactaattttatgagttaatgtaaatgcgttattggccaaggctattacgacatcgaacacgtggcctTGCGAGATATgtttttccgccagcccaaatacagacctcttttttcgggcccgagtaaactggtggctagaaaagaccttgattaccttgaattaatcaaaaaacataaattagcgcaaatatgtcaaaatgtgtttttttgtgtaagcacgtaaatatttgctcatatttttttggattgtggaactctacataatttgtatgctgatagactatccacagtttgtgggggagGGTGGGTTTtcaatactcatacaactcaaatggataatgattctctgctatcacaaagctgagaaattttttgacgttttgttttactattgattcattcaaaaaaaaaagctttatttttaaatgttttcttattctgagactggctcaccatattgcactgctactaaaaccgtaggctaacttcaaggatattttttattcattttcggcgaataatcaatagagtgccgtgttatgaaacatcagaataatagcaaaaacaatattacgatcataaggtgttggataggttattccagacgacattggaatatattccatctgatcatctttagaaaggttaatgaccttcaaaggataaatttatcttgggcacattgaattgacgttcatgacttccagtcgggtgtttatcagctctgataataattgtgtggtcctcacaaagcatgtattccaatgccgtcagttcactgaaattcttcgcataccgtttgatgataaggtaggatgttgataatcatttgctgcgatacctattgttccaacagtattcattcgaaaatatgaagactgaatacctgaaattaaccagattcaaccatgcaaatctgcggtcaaagcctTGAGAGAGATGCAACAATTTCAAAGCCgtgagagatgcaataattttgaagggatataaaaaacattagtcgttcgataaatctactgccagatatgtcggaagtccacgatatatgaataaaatacgtccatactaattcattacatttattcgcaacgaagaacgtaaccacacagaattgaattaatcaaatatgtgatccgttttatctacaaaataaaaaagggtctgaaattcaatcgaattcgaaaggtgtttcgtgaagtcactaattgaattactattggaaaaattatttggagagaactgtgaatgttcagaattattggtatctaaaaacgattttgggcgggatgagattcgcccaaatctgctggtaataaaattaatcacttgcatccattacccgtctgctgttcatcgggcgggagacgacagcaaaataaaatcgacacgagactgagtcagccactcactgcggacaatgcaatagagaattaaaaatccctcgacgagtgtcgtaagatttcagttgatcgtctcttgttacactttccgatcaagaactcatcatccgctctatggaatgggattaaccgtttgtggcttgcactcacgataaaacttgagtagtagaagtaatgtttCGAGagcaagcagtggggattctgctttcatattgcttttttgagatcttggtagctcaccgtttcaagtattctctctgtgtacatatgaagaataaaagagcatcgcctgctgggggtgatttaaaaatatccgactagagggatatacttattcattgatcgttgaatgtgattttttaccatccctgttcTTGACGATGgtcacttttttttgtgttaatcAAAATAGACAGACATCTGAACAATGCCGacaaaacaaagatttttttacgaaaactATTGTTCAGTTCGAGAAATCCATTGCACTCTTCTTCTGTTTTATGGTCGATATAATCCCCTTCGTTGAGATAATCTCCTATCAGTGTAATCCACTTGAGTATTGTTCGTGTATCACATTTAcaaaacagaataacacgcaTCATAAGagacgtttttttttgtctctattatagtgactttcaacacatttcggctggttcgtcactattacttccatttttggaagaatgtcgggagtgagaattgaactcgtgatctctgcgtgagaggtatggatgttaccactacgccagatcgcctccacataagAGACGTTGATCAGTGCGTTACGACGCTTGGTGCGATTCATAAGCTAGTGCAATCATTGATCAGTTCTTCTTCAAAACTGATGTCGGCCAGAATCTAAcaattaacacgttcgtcgctcgTCACCCAGAAACGGGTGTCTTTCGTTGGGGCTCCGTCACCCATATACGGATGacactttttctttcaaattgaacaggattttttaaagaaatttgagGTATCCAAACATAAATTTAGGAGGTGTAGAATAATCATAAAATCGAAAACATTGGGACATTTTtgtattataatttttattgatttattgGGTTGTTTGAAAAGTTATTGCCCAATAAATTTATTGGGTTGCTTGAAAAGTGAGAAAATCGACGACTGGCGGACTCAGAACTGGATTTGAAAACTTCCCGACACTTATGGTACTTCGTCCGAccaaactaaagggtgtgtcacatcaaattgcatcacggaaaaaacactgtagaaattcgcccagtagaccgatccttttgaaaattttggacagtaaaataaaaactattaaacaacttttggcattttctttttattcatacttcgagcccaagcccgtatgctcgcaccttcctctttacaccgtccataaggttctgtacaacgccaggttgtagtttttttttaacagaaatccattttctcttgaagttcgcctccgatttgacaacttttgggttcttccggagggcctgcttcataatcgcccaatatttctctattgggcgaagctccggcgcgttgggcgggttgaTTTCCTTTGgctcgaaggtgaccccgttggcttcgtaccactccaacacgtcctttgaatagtggcacgaagcgagatccggccagaagatggtcgggccctcgtgctgcttcaatagtggtagtaagtgcttctgtaggcactccttagggtatacctgcccgtttaccgtgccggtcatcacgaagggggcgctccgctttccacaagagcagatcgcttgccacaccatgtactttttggcaaacttggatagtttctgcttgcgaatctcctccggaacgctgaatttgtcctctgcggagaagaacaacaggcccggcagctgacgaaagtccgctttgacgtaggtttcgtcgtccattaccaggcaatgcgacttcgtcagcatttcggtgtacagcttccgggctcgcgtcttccccaccatgttttgcctttcgtcgcggttaagagccttctgaaccttgtatgtacgcaggccctcccgctgcttggtccgctggacgaatgaacttgacaaattcagcttattggcgacatcccggaccgaacttctcggatcacgtctaaactgcttaactacgcgcttgtgatctttttcactgacggagcatccatttttgccgttcttcacctaccggtcgatggttaggttctcgaagtatcgttttagtactctgctgaccgtggattggacgattcccagcatcttaccgatgtcccgatgtgacaactctggattctcgaaatgagtgcacaggattaattcacgacgctctttttcgttcgacgacatttttccaaatttacgaaaaattgatagtgaagcatggccaacgtgatctatacactcttatctgattataagcgaaagctgaagatataattcctaaaaattaaatttctacagcgttttttccgtgatgcaatttgatgtgacacaccctttacgctgTTTCTTACTTTCGCACTttacttgaattttcagaacaATAGAACAATAGAACCTATTTCACTATTTTACTTCGATGGTTTATCTGCGACTGAACAAAGTactgaacatttcgtgccctatttatacggTACACGCTACAGTAAATTCTATTGTTGCATTTTTGCTCGggtattctagaatattcgctataaacaatggAGCTTTGTTTGGAGGTTCATTTCCATTCGTTCCCAATCTAAGACAATGcgattgttattgttttgattctgCAATGTTATTGTTTTGTGCTGAAGTGAATCGTGAACGATAATCTATGAATAATCCCGGAAGTTCCTGACGAAATGAGTAAGTACTTCTTGTTATGTTTAAAGTATTAATTATGCTTGTTTTTCCAGGTGCGGATTTAGGATTTCGCTGCGGGattttaagggagtattctagtctagaaatttgaaaaaatcaatttttgtttcttccgaaaaaaaaatccgaggttcatgtgatagcggcatctttactgtttcagaatctgttcgatttttttgtttcagataatcggatgggctggaatcgtgtacgccatggcacaactttttttaacccctctcacttcatcagctcaacaCTATTctcgttatgaatattttttctccgttcaatttttgtttttttgataaaatatagatgaacaaataatgatataatggatagtaaaaatattctttcttttaattttacggagctcggagaaacgtccaaaattcgtgtctctacagtAGAATACCCCCATAAGTGTGGTTTTTTGTGTAGCTTGTATTCTGTTCTGTTATAGATTTGGTGTGGATAAAGTGGTCTGAAAAATGAATATGTGTGTTTCTGCTTTGTTATCCGAATTTACGGACCGGACCGTAATACcattaaaatacaattttttgaacatagcatgctcgtaagttggcagcgcatgttgagtggagatgagttcggtcgttggttacacacgattatccctaaggtctcgacgagtgcatggttcaagggattgaatgtaggtcgtgatttcatccgcgtgatatctcggcttatgtctaatcactacaacctaaacgcgcatttctatcgcattgggctcgcagcaaacaatctttgtgattgtggcgatggctaccacgacatcgagcatgttgtctggtcgtgtatccggttccataccgctcgctctcagctctctagagcactgagagcacaaggcggacaatcggagatccccgtccgggatatcttaggtagccgtgatccggatcttctgcttcatctatacctgttcctcagaaacgccgatgtcaacgtttaatgatgtttccttcgttgtgtccccgttttatatccctcctatccgatcgataaacttttacttagtcgcggcaatgcatacacacactctttacagatacacggacctaagattgtgcagtccactgatcattcaacaagagccaaaggttgtaccgctcatgacaactctacatgaactgatgattgcgccggttagtgaccattctatcctggattcctcgagtcgagaaagacgcatcacgctagatatgaggtacagactaggggggcgttgctgattaagggtcagctacatcccaataggaagtatcccgtgtcgggcacacgtacagagcattggagacagcaacatccgaattacgaaaacacttgtaatactaacctcgagccaaccgcgagtaatcggttacatattactaacatagataataagaaaatttgtcaaagtattgaactcccggccccgtgaggctaacgccatatgagccttgataaaaatatatattttggaaaaaaaaatagcatgaACGCATAAatatgggatgtacatcatttttgAGCTGAAACactcaaattttgaaatattttacgaacaaattATTATCTTgttgtgtgtagatgtagtggacaaaattGGGAAGAAATAaagaatcgatttctttctgtttgttcaaagattttgtggacttaCACAATTTTTGCCAACTAATTCAATAGCAAATCGATTAGCATATGATTAGAACAAACCCCGAACTCTCAGATGGTGATAACACCAACAAATACAATCTCAACAAAAGTTTCGTTCGTCTTCGAACAgaatttttgacataggactaatGTTTCCAGTATGGGTTGTGACTTTCTACTGTGTCAACCCGGAAAAGATCACAGTAGCAAGAGATCCCTCGAACTGGTTCTCCGGATCAGCTTACTACTGAGCAATATGAGGGGCTTCGCGATCAAAATTATTCTTATgcttatttttcaataatttctgtttcatttgcTAACGATTT from Toxorhynchites rutilus septentrionalis strain SRP chromosome 3, ASM2978413v1, whole genome shotgun sequence encodes:
- the LOC129773385 gene encoding nucleosome assembly protein 1-like 1, with the protein product MDRKEKRVLNDYVSSIMKILQSKITTFIGRLIENVSTSAQISSDKKEAIFWKLSDLNTKMEQLQTITTLPPNIRMKIDALNKVQLQLLCKEADFHKRVFSMESEFQQNLNEIYEKRRQIVDGSYVPTREDTEKGDQIEANLEGEGEQFKGIPEFWLGVFKMVPILQCMVQVSDEKALKHLIDVRSIVKDQPKTSFVLEFEFEPNQFFENTTLTKEYLLECVPDPEKLYSFNGFEITDTEGCEIKWKEGACLTAGNETENNPMANSFFNFFNPKKLLEGADPLVYEHFMKADFEIGYYIKERVIPRAVNFFTGDFLNSEIDLVDYFMSCVPEEKESDSN